In one Corallococcus sp. EGB genomic region, the following are encoded:
- the cas8c gene encoding type I-C CRISPR-associated protein Cas8c/Csd1: MIIGALYEYALREGLLEDPDVEPLAVDFFLEVADDGRFLALVPTSDEEGRVPRRAVPRKPQRSGTAIVAGFFVDNAKYVLGHGGDEAKARLHPERNAAFRALVDATAKETQDPAARAVAAFLGRLDSELPRILNQRAEWTGEERLAFRWSGDDALLVHERLALRDAWRRRRSAKQEDEGPLMQCLVTGRWEPVARLHPLIKRLPNAQPQGSPLVSFNEDAFCSHGLDQGYNAPVSRSVAEGYGTALNYMLSSDGERRHRRGVALGKDAVAVFWTREAEQAVDVLLALLDAPATQQEGSSPPGVRQALHFAEAPLRGLEPAVFDYKPFYALVLGGNTARVVVREWFESSVRDLKQSLREWFDDLRLDGGKGRPLSLWGLLRSVELRGRDGTPPELASRLLAAVMMNRPLPRELLAAALRRLRVPDKDDAPGFQLYARCALIKATLLRLRRLSPQLPEVSVALDPNSPEVSYQLGRLFAVLERLQFVALGDVDASIKERYFGAAMANPGIVMPRLVRLSTHHLAKAGRERAGRLDRVIGQIMSQFPAEVWPNTLTLESQGLFAVGYYHQREDLFKKAAPAEPATAES; this comes from the coding sequence ATGATTATCGGCGCGCTTTATGAGTATGCGCTTCGTGAAGGGTTGCTAGAGGACCCCGACGTCGAGCCGCTCGCGGTGGACTTCTTCCTGGAGGTCGCGGACGACGGTCGCTTCCTCGCGCTGGTGCCCACCTCGGATGAAGAGGGAAGAGTCCCTCGACGGGCAGTGCCTCGCAAGCCTCAGCGCTCCGGCACAGCCATTGTGGCCGGCTTCTTCGTGGACAACGCGAAGTACGTGCTGGGGCACGGTGGGGACGAAGCCAAAGCACGCCTCCACCCTGAGCGCAACGCGGCGTTCCGCGCGCTGGTGGATGCGACGGCGAAGGAGACGCAGGACCCGGCTGCACGCGCTGTGGCCGCGTTCCTGGGACGGCTCGACTCCGAACTGCCGCGCATCCTGAACCAGCGCGCTGAATGGACCGGTGAGGAACGACTCGCTTTCCGGTGGTCGGGAGATGACGCGTTGCTCGTGCACGAGAGACTGGCACTGCGTGACGCCTGGCGCCGGAGGCGAAGCGCGAAGCAAGAGGATGAAGGGCCTCTGATGCAGTGTCTGGTGACTGGGCGATGGGAGCCCGTGGCGCGGTTGCATCCATTGATCAAACGACTCCCGAATGCACAGCCACAGGGATCGCCACTGGTGTCCTTCAATGAGGACGCATTCTGCTCCCATGGCCTCGATCAAGGGTACAACGCGCCAGTCTCCCGGTCCGTGGCGGAGGGCTATGGCACAGCGCTCAATTACATGCTGTCGAGCGACGGGGAACGCCGGCACCGACGGGGGGTTGCACTCGGGAAGGATGCGGTGGCGGTCTTCTGGACGCGCGAGGCCGAGCAGGCGGTGGATGTGCTGCTGGCCTTGCTCGACGCGCCAGCCACGCAGCAGGAGGGCTCGAGCCCTCCGGGCGTACGACAGGCGCTCCACTTCGCGGAGGCTCCGCTGCGCGGCCTGGAGCCGGCGGTGTTCGATTACAAGCCCTTCTATGCGTTGGTGCTGGGAGGCAACACGGCGCGCGTGGTGGTGCGCGAGTGGTTCGAGTCCTCGGTCCGAGACCTGAAGCAAAGTTTGCGCGAATGGTTCGACGACCTGCGACTGGACGGAGGCAAAGGCCGACCCCTCTCCCTGTGGGGACTGCTGCGATCCGTGGAACTCAGAGGCAGGGATGGCACCCCACCAGAGCTGGCCAGTCGGCTCTTGGCCGCGGTGATGATGAATCGCCCACTACCGCGTGAACTGCTTGCGGCGGCTCTGCGTCGCCTGCGCGTGCCTGACAAGGACGATGCGCCGGGCTTCCAGTTGTACGCGCGCTGCGCGCTCATCAAAGCCACGCTGTTGCGGCTGCGACGTCTTTCCCCTCAACTCCCGGAGGTATCCGTGGCGCTGGATCCAAACAGTCCCGAGGTGTCCTATCAGTTGGGTCGGCTGTTCGCCGTGCTGGAGCGGCTCCAGTTCGTCGCGCTGGGCGACGTGGATGCCAGCATCAAGGAGCGTTACTTCGGCGCGGCGATGGCGAACCCAGGCATCGTGATGCCTCGGCTGGTCCGCTTGTCGACGCACCACTTGGCCAAGGCTGGACGGGAGCGTGCCGGGCGGTTGGATCGGGTCATTGGACAGATCATGAGCCAGTTCCCCGCCGAGGTCTGGCCGAACACGCTGACGCTGGAGTCTCAGGGGCTGTTCGCCGTGGGGTACTACCACCAACGTGAGGACCTCTTCAAAAAGGCTGCACCCGCCGAACCCGCTACGGCTGAGTCCTGA
- a CDS encoding serine/threonine-protein kinase, which yields MRGLDLHGGTMLYAGTPPPGPAVAQPETPSPMSSPTPVVPSLVGQEFGRFRIVRELGRGGMGTVFLAEHALIQKRVAIKVLHAHLAQAPELVARFLSEARTLTLVQHENVVTLYDLDSRDGRPYLVMEYLEGDSLANFARGPMAPALVVDLMTQVCDALGAAHAHGIVHRDLKPANVFLVPSPSGKQRVKLLDFGIAKLLSRPAGEMTTEVGVLLGTPEFMAPEQCGDGVVDARSDLYAAGVLAYLLLTGQVPFYGRTAAEILVGHLQKDPVPPHELNPAVPEALSRVLLRALAKRPEHRFASAAELRTALEASLAPPPAAAAPPLTALLRGTGTQAPVELKGEWVGRSGLFFQSSAPPPALLSDVSLVLRLPGGDLPCVAQVVRHVTAEQAQAWNMAPGFGVQLRDASPAFQAQLAQLRNGARPTPSQAPATAAIPTPEDPQAEVVLQGFRRRLAGDPYAVLELPRDATLEAVRTAAQRARGALELLKARPLSESQRTQVDRALERVAGALHTLGHVERRVEYDATLGNVEGIERCLAAGLTATMLEQCRRRFLAGNTGREGRAAVHRLSGDALASVGRLEEALAAYELAVRADPLDLEGLKRWRFLRARVRGSAVSR from the coding sequence ATGCGCGGGCTGGACCTCCATGGTGGCACGATGCTCTACGCCGGCACGCCGCCGCCGGGACCCGCGGTGGCGCAGCCTGAAACGCCCTCGCCCATGTCGTCTCCCACGCCCGTGGTGCCCTCGCTGGTGGGACAGGAGTTCGGCCGCTTCCGCATCGTGCGCGAGCTGGGGCGCGGCGGCATGGGCACCGTGTTCCTCGCGGAGCACGCGCTCATCCAGAAGCGCGTGGCCATCAAGGTGCTCCACGCGCACCTCGCCCAGGCGCCGGAGCTCGTCGCGCGCTTCCTCTCCGAGGCCCGCACGCTCACGCTCGTGCAGCACGAGAACGTCGTCACCCTCTACGACCTGGACTCGCGCGACGGGCGCCCGTACCTCGTCATGGAGTACCTGGAGGGGGACAGCCTGGCCAACTTCGCCCGCGGCCCCATGGCCCCGGCGCTGGTGGTGGACCTGATGACGCAGGTGTGTGACGCCCTGGGCGCCGCGCACGCGCACGGCATCGTCCACCGCGACCTGAAGCCCGCCAACGTCTTCCTCGTCCCCAGCCCCAGCGGCAAGCAGCGCGTGAAGCTGCTCGACTTCGGCATCGCCAAGCTCCTGTCGCGCCCCGCCGGGGAGATGACCACCGAAGTGGGCGTCCTCCTGGGCACGCCGGAGTTCATGGCCCCCGAGCAGTGCGGCGACGGCGTCGTGGACGCGCGCAGCGACCTCTACGCCGCCGGCGTGCTCGCGTACCTGCTGCTCACCGGCCAGGTGCCCTTCTACGGCCGCACCGCCGCCGAAATCCTGGTGGGCCACCTGCAGAAGGACCCCGTCCCGCCGCACGAGCTGAACCCCGCCGTGCCGGAGGCCCTGTCGCGGGTGCTCCTGCGCGCGCTGGCCAAGCGGCCCGAACACCGCTTCGCCTCCGCCGCGGAGCTGCGCACGGCCCTGGAGGCGTCGCTCGCACCGCCGCCCGCGGCCGCCGCCCCGCCGCTCACCGCGCTCCTGCGCGGCACGGGCACGCAGGCCCCCGTGGAGCTCAAGGGCGAGTGGGTGGGCCGCTCCGGCCTCTTCTTCCAGTCCTCCGCCCCGCCTCCCGCGCTCCTGTCGGACGTGTCGCTGGTGCTGCGGCTGCCCGGCGGCGACCTGCCGTGCGTCGCGCAGGTGGTGCGCCACGTCACCGCCGAGCAGGCCCAGGCGTGGAACATGGCCCCGGGCTTCGGCGTGCAGCTGCGCGACGCCAGCCCCGCCTTCCAGGCCCAGCTGGCCCAGTTGCGCAACGGCGCGCGCCCCACGCCCTCTCAGGCCCCGGCCACCGCCGCCATCCCCACGCCCGAGGACCCGCAGGCGGAGGTCGTGTTGCAGGGCTTCCGCCGCCGGCTCGCCGGGGACCCGTACGCCGTGCTGGAGCTGCCGCGCGACGCCACGCTGGAGGCGGTGCGCACCGCGGCCCAGCGCGCTCGCGGGGCGCTGGAGCTGCTCAAGGCCCGCCCGCTGTCGGAGAGCCAGCGCACCCAGGTGGACCGCGCGCTGGAGCGCGTGGCCGGGGCGCTCCACACGCTGGGCCACGTGGAGCGGCGCGTGGAATACGACGCCACCCTGGGAAACGTGGAGGGCATCGAGCGGTGCCTCGCCGCGGGCCTCACCGCCACCATGCTGGAGCAGTGCCGCCGCCGCTTCCTCGCCGGCAACACCGGCCGCGAGGGCCGCGCCGCCGTGCACCGGCTGTCCGGCGACGCGCTGGCGTCCGTGGGCCGGCTGGAGGAGGCGCTCGCCGCCTATGAGCTGGCGGTCCGCGCGGACCCCTTGGACCTGGAGGGGCTCAAGCGCTGGCGCTTCCTCCGGGCCCGGGTGCGGGGCTCGGCCGTCTCCAGGTAG
- the cas2 gene encoding CRISPR-associated endonuclease Cas2: MLVLVCYDVANDDAAGARRLRRIAEACKDRGVRVQYSLFECRVGKREWVALRQRLLDEAELTKDSLRFYFLHADEETRCEHHGVRPPLDPTGPLIV; this comes from the coding sequence ATGCTCGTGCTGGTCTGCTACGACGTGGCGAACGATGACGCGGCGGGGGCGCGGCGGCTGCGGCGCATCGCGGAGGCGTGCAAGGATCGCGGGGTCCGGGTGCAGTATTCGTTGTTTGAGTGTCGGGTGGGGAAGCGCGAATGGGTGGCCTTGCGCCAACGGTTGTTGGATGAGGCGGAGCTGACGAAAGACAGCCTGCGCTTCTATTTCCTGCACGCGGACGAGGAGACCCGGTGCGAGCACCACGGAGTGAGGCCGCCCTTGGATCCCACGGGGCCGCTCATCGTGTGA
- the cas7c gene encoding type I-C CRISPR-associated protein Cas7/Csd2 gives MSELKNRYDFVLLFDVKDGNPNGDPDAGNLPRIDPETGHGLVTDVCLKRKVRNYVQLLKGSEERYDIYVKERGVLSTLQIKAYERLGLRTQAGADDVGPHEKQPAKGKGEKKSRKASEAEVVDKVRDEMCRYYFDVRAFGAVMPGKESNSNAGQVRGPVQLTFGRSLDPVAAVEHTITRMAVTTQAEADNQGGGNRTMGRKNTVPYGLYRAHGFVSPALAKQTGFGEADLDLLWKALVEMFDHDRSAARGLMATRRLLVFRHASALGNAPAHKLFDAMSVRRKDDSKPPRDFADYALSMGSIPQGVEVMELGG, from the coding sequence ATGTCCGAACTCAAGAACCGTTATGACTTCGTCCTGTTGTTCGATGTGAAGGATGGCAACCCGAATGGCGATCCCGACGCGGGCAACCTGCCCCGCATCGATCCGGAGACCGGCCACGGGCTTGTTACAGACGTGTGTCTCAAGCGCAAGGTGCGCAACTACGTGCAGCTCCTGAAGGGGAGCGAGGAACGTTACGACATCTACGTGAAGGAGCGAGGGGTGCTCTCGACGCTCCAGATCAAGGCCTATGAACGGTTGGGGTTGAGGACTCAGGCCGGTGCCGATGATGTCGGGCCACATGAGAAGCAGCCAGCCAAGGGGAAGGGGGAGAAGAAGTCGCGTAAGGCTTCGGAGGCCGAGGTAGTCGACAAGGTTCGCGACGAGATGTGCCGGTACTACTTCGATGTTCGGGCCTTCGGGGCAGTGATGCCTGGAAAGGAGTCCAACTCCAACGCGGGACAGGTTCGAGGTCCGGTGCAGCTCACGTTCGGGCGTTCTTTGGATCCGGTGGCCGCAGTCGAGCACACCATCACGAGAATGGCGGTGACGACGCAGGCCGAGGCGGACAATCAGGGTGGAGGCAATCGCACGATGGGCCGCAAGAACACGGTGCCCTACGGGCTGTACCGGGCGCACGGCTTCGTGTCGCCGGCTCTTGCGAAGCAGACGGGATTCGGCGAGGCGGACTTGGATCTGCTGTGGAAGGCATTGGTGGAGATGTTCGACCACGACCGGAGCGCGGCGCGCGGTCTGATGGCGACGCGGCGGCTGCTGGTGTTCCGGCACGCGAGCGCCCTTGGCAACGCGCCCGCGCACAAGCTGTTCGACGCCATGTCGGTGCGGCGAAAGGATGACTCGAAGCCGCCGCGTGACTTCGCGGACTACGCATTGAGCATGGGTAGCATCCCGCAGGGCGTGGAGGTGATGGAGTTGGGTGGATGA
- the cas4 gene encoding CRISPR-associated protein Cas4 produces the protein MSGGPSESDALVPISGLQHLMYCERQAALIHVERVWEEDAATVAGKLFHERVDRAGTERRRSGRVVRALPLRSERLGLVGQADAVEYHADASVPGGWRPFPVEYKRGRLKSERADRVQLCAQALCLEEMHGVAVPEGALFYGASHRRVSVRFDVALRQETEAAARRLAGFIQERWVPRAVFDARCPPCSLRARCLPEPVSQPGRAARHLARMLNLEEGE, from the coding sequence ATGAGCGGAGGGCCCAGTGAGTCCGATGCCCTCGTGCCCATCTCTGGCTTGCAGCACCTCATGTACTGCGAGCGGCAGGCGGCGCTCATCCACGTCGAGCGAGTCTGGGAGGAGGACGCGGCGACCGTGGCGGGGAAGCTCTTCCATGAACGGGTGGACCGGGCGGGGACCGAGCGCCGCAGGTCTGGGAGGGTGGTGAGGGCGTTGCCGCTGCGCTCGGAGCGACTGGGCCTGGTGGGACAGGCGGATGCGGTGGAGTACCACGCGGACGCGTCGGTGCCGGGAGGGTGGCGCCCCTTCCCGGTGGAGTACAAGCGAGGGCGGCTGAAGTCGGAGCGCGCGGACCGGGTGCAGCTGTGCGCCCAGGCATTGTGCCTGGAGGAGATGCACGGCGTGGCGGTGCCGGAGGGCGCGCTCTTCTACGGCGCGAGCCACCGGCGAGTGAGCGTGCGGTTTGACGTGGCGCTGCGGCAGGAGACGGAGGCCGCGGCGCGCCGGCTGGCGGGCTTCATCCAGGAGCGGTGGGTGCCACGCGCTGTTTTCGACGCGCGGTGCCCGCCGTGCTCGTTGCGGGCCCGCTGCCTGCCGGAGCCGGTGTCTCAGCCGGGACGGGCGGCCCGGCATCTGGCGCGGATGCTGAACCTGGAGGAGGGGGAATGA
- the cas5c gene encoding type I-C CRISPR-associated protein Cas5c, whose protein sequence is MSAQVSRVFRLRARGPVACFSRPEMKVERVSYEVMTPSAARGLLESVLWKPAIRWQVHEVAVLAPIQWVSFRRNEVKQRMSPGTVFFADHPDRRTQRNTVALKNVDYVVSASFRRTEHAGPDDNVRKFEEMFERRLERGQTFQAPYLGCREFAAAVEPAPPPEEVKPITTEPERRLGWMFYDFDYRNDGVVPLFFDATLSGGRLRVPPLEDVLREQKRGGNP, encoded by the coding sequence ATGAGTGCACAGGTGAGCCGGGTGTTTCGTCTCCGGGCCCGGGGGCCAGTGGCGTGTTTCAGCCGGCCGGAGATGAAGGTGGAGCGGGTGAGCTACGAGGTGATGACGCCCTCGGCGGCGCGGGGGCTGCTCGAATCCGTGCTGTGGAAGCCCGCCATCCGCTGGCAGGTGCACGAGGTGGCGGTGCTGGCGCCCATCCAGTGGGTGAGCTTCCGGCGCAACGAGGTGAAGCAGCGGATGTCACCGGGAACGGTGTTCTTCGCGGACCACCCGGACAGACGCACGCAACGCAACACGGTGGCGCTGAAGAACGTGGACTACGTCGTGTCCGCGTCCTTCCGCAGGACTGAGCACGCCGGGCCCGACGACAACGTGCGCAAGTTCGAGGAGATGTTCGAGCGCCGGTTGGAGAGGGGGCAGACGTTCCAGGCGCCCTACCTGGGCTGCCGCGAGTTCGCGGCTGCGGTGGAGCCCGCGCCACCACCCGAGGAGGTGAAGCCCATCACGACCGAACCGGAGCGGCGGCTGGGATGGATGTTCTACGACTTCGACTATCGCAATGACGGCGTGGTGCCGTTGTTCTTCGACGCAACGCTGAGCGGGGGCCGCCTGCGGGTGCCTCCGCTGGAGGACGTGCTGCGCGAGCAGAAGAGAGGGGGCAATCCATGA
- a CDS encoding CRISPR-associated endonuclease Cas3'': protein MDEQGRPHLLEEHLEAVGELAARFAKRFQSEGWARLAGRWHDLGKYTVAFQNIIRRENGIEAHLEQEGPVGPRDHSTAGALHAQAMLGGQGLFLAFIIAGHHSGLADQEQLEADRLNAPDRQALYAQALKWPIPEGLLRPHARPAIPSFLAPRPGGQESARERRRRLEMWIRMTFSALCDADFLDTEAFFDAGRAALRGAGPSIETLRERLRAHLERLEARVRARGPLSEVNRVRSEVLASCLAKAAERPGIFSLTVPTGGGKTLASMAFALEHAVRNGLERVVVAIPFTSIIEQNAAVYAEALGEDAVLEHHSGGDPQRETNRNRVAAENWDRSVIVTTTVQLFESLFANRPGPCRKLHRLAGSVIVLDEAQTLPPDLLAPILDVLRTLVTDYGASVVICTATQPALGRRAGLPEGFEQVRELAPEPREAFGRLRRVRVRWPASEEPLSHERLAEELAAERSVLAIVHKRADAREVCEALDRRLGDTSTFHLSALMCAAHRGEVLGRIREAVVRGDSVRVVSTQLVEAGVDLDFPVVYRALGGLDALAQAAGRCNREGRLEEGGALRVFLSPTKPPKGVARTAMAVTQGLLEEAPDLDLFDPALYQRYFQRLYSAKSLDAKGLLPLREALCFRTTAKLFQFIEDDWSAPVVVPYGDAREAVAELERLGPSRERLRRLQRFTVNVEKGKREVWLKSHCARWVAETVVVLDAADGAYGKRLGLVPERVGTWAPEKLVS from the coding sequence GTGGATGAACAGGGACGGCCGCACCTGCTCGAGGAGCACCTGGAAGCCGTGGGCGAGCTGGCGGCGCGGTTCGCAAAGCGGTTCCAGTCCGAAGGCTGGGCTCGGCTGGCCGGCAGATGGCACGACCTGGGGAAGTACACGGTCGCGTTCCAGAACATCATCCGCCGCGAGAACGGCATCGAGGCCCACCTGGAGCAGGAAGGGCCGGTGGGCCCGCGAGACCACTCCACGGCGGGAGCGCTGCATGCACAGGCGATGCTGGGCGGTCAGGGATTGTTCCTGGCATTCATCATCGCGGGACATCACAGCGGCCTGGCGGACCAGGAGCAGCTCGAAGCGGACCGCCTCAACGCGCCAGACCGTCAGGCGCTGTACGCGCAGGCCCTGAAGTGGCCCATCCCGGAAGGGCTGCTGCGCCCCCATGCACGCCCGGCGATTCCGTCCTTTCTGGCTCCCAGGCCGGGTGGGCAGGAGTCGGCGCGCGAGCGGAGGCGGCGGTTGGAGATGTGGATCCGGATGACCTTCTCCGCGCTCTGTGACGCGGACTTCCTGGACACGGAGGCCTTCTTCGACGCCGGGAGGGCAGCTCTGCGTGGCGCTGGTCCTTCCATCGAAACGTTGCGAGAGCGATTGCGCGCGCACCTGGAGCGGCTGGAGGCGCGTGTGCGGGCGCGCGGACCCTTGTCGGAGGTGAACCGGGTGCGCTCCGAGGTGCTGGCCTCATGTCTGGCCAAGGCCGCGGAGCGCCCTGGAATCTTCAGCCTAACGGTCCCCACGGGGGGCGGCAAGACGCTGGCGTCCATGGCATTCGCGCTGGAGCACGCGGTGCGCAACGGGCTGGAGCGGGTGGTGGTGGCCATCCCGTTCACCTCCATCATTGAACAGAACGCGGCTGTCTACGCGGAGGCACTCGGCGAGGACGCGGTGCTGGAGCACCACTCCGGAGGGGATCCGCAGCGGGAGACGAACCGCAACCGCGTGGCGGCGGAGAACTGGGACCGCTCGGTCATCGTGACGACGACCGTGCAGCTCTTCGAGAGCCTGTTCGCGAACCGGCCCGGGCCGTGCCGCAAGCTGCACCGGCTGGCGGGCAGCGTCATCGTGTTGGACGAGGCGCAGACGCTGCCGCCCGACCTGCTCGCGCCCATCCTGGACGTGCTGCGCACGCTGGTGACGGACTATGGCGCGTCGGTGGTCATCTGCACGGCGACCCAGCCCGCGCTGGGACGACGGGCGGGCTTGCCGGAGGGCTTCGAGCAGGTGCGGGAGCTGGCGCCAGAGCCGCGCGAGGCTTTCGGGCGGCTGCGCCGGGTCCGGGTGCGCTGGCCTGCGTCGGAGGAGCCGCTGTCACACGAGCGCCTGGCGGAGGAGCTGGCGGCGGAGCGGAGCGTGCTCGCCATCGTGCACAAGCGAGCGGATGCGCGCGAGGTCTGCGAGGCGTTGGACCGGCGGCTGGGCGACACATCTACCTTCCATCTGTCCGCGCTCATGTGCGCGGCGCACCGGGGCGAGGTTCTGGGGCGGATCCGCGAGGCGGTGGTGAGAGGCGACTCCGTGCGCGTGGTGTCCACGCAGCTGGTGGAGGCGGGCGTGGACCTGGACTTCCCGGTGGTCTACCGCGCGTTGGGCGGGCTGGACGCGCTGGCTCAGGCCGCGGGCCGGTGCAACCGCGAGGGAAGGCTGGAAGAGGGCGGAGCGCTGCGCGTGTTCCTGTCGCCCACGAAGCCGCCGAAGGGCGTGGCGCGGACCGCGATGGCGGTGACGCAGGGGCTGCTCGAGGAGGCTCCGGACCTGGACCTCTTCGACCCCGCCCTGTACCAGCGCTACTTCCAGAGGCTCTACAGCGCGAAGTCCTTGGACGCGAAGGGCCTTTTGCCGCTCCGGGAGGCCCTGTGCTTCAGGACGACGGCGAAGCTGTTCCAGTTCATCGAGGACGACTGGTCCGCGCCGGTGGTCGTTCCGTATGGCGATGCGCGGGAGGCGGTCGCGGAGCTGGAGCGGCTGGGGCCCTCGCGTGAGCGCTTGCGGCGCCTGCAACGCTTCACGGTGAACGTGGAGAAGGGGAAGCGGGAGGTCTGGCTGAAGAGCCACTGCGCCCGCTGGGTGGCGGAGACGGTGGTGGTCCTGGATGCCGCGGACGGAGCCTACGGCAAGCGTCTGGGATTGGTGCCCGAGCGCGTGGGGACGTGGGCTCCCGAGAAGCTGGTCAGTTGA
- the cas1c gene encoding type I-C CRISPR-associated endonuclease Cas1c: protein MSLQLNTLFVTTDGAYLRKDHETVVVRVEETTRVQVPLQHLASVVCFGRVGVSPELMSALAEAGVHVAFFSPTGRFLARVEGVPGGNVVLRRGQFRCADDAARTLELARAMVAGKVYNARQFLLHARRDAAEVRRQGLADAAEHLASSLRALGRAGTLDAVRGVEGNAAREYFAAFPLLVKREDEAFRFGGRSRRPPKDRINALLSFGYALLAQDCAGAAAGVGLDAAVGYLHEERPGRLSLALDLMEELRAAVVDRLVLSLVNRGQVGPGDFLEDAAGGWRMSDAARKTFLVAYQEAKQVEVQHEFLGQQVPWGRVPHLQALLLARVIRGDLEAYPPFRVR from the coding sequence ATGAGCCTTCAGCTCAACACGCTCTTCGTGACGACGGACGGGGCGTACCTGCGCAAGGATCATGAGACGGTGGTGGTCCGGGTGGAGGAGACGACGCGGGTCCAGGTGCCGTTGCAGCACCTGGCGTCGGTGGTGTGTTTTGGCCGGGTGGGTGTGTCGCCGGAGCTGATGTCCGCGCTGGCGGAGGCGGGCGTGCACGTGGCGTTCTTTTCTCCCACGGGGCGTTTCCTGGCGCGGGTGGAGGGCGTGCCTGGGGGGAACGTGGTGCTGCGCAGGGGGCAGTTCCGGTGCGCGGACGACGCGGCGCGCACGTTGGAGTTGGCGCGGGCGATGGTGGCGGGCAAGGTCTACAACGCGCGGCAGTTCCTGCTGCACGCGAGGCGCGATGCGGCGGAGGTCCGGAGGCAGGGCCTGGCGGACGCGGCGGAGCATCTGGCGTCGAGCCTGCGAGCGTTGGGACGCGCCGGGACACTGGACGCGGTGCGGGGTGTGGAGGGGAATGCGGCGCGGGAGTACTTCGCGGCGTTTCCCCTGCTGGTGAAGCGGGAGGACGAGGCGTTCCGGTTCGGGGGACGGAGCCGGAGGCCGCCAAAGGATCGCATCAATGCCCTGCTGTCATTTGGGTATGCGTTGCTGGCGCAGGACTGTGCGGGAGCCGCCGCGGGGGTGGGGCTGGACGCGGCGGTGGGGTACCTGCACGAGGAGCGACCGGGACGGCTCTCGCTGGCCCTGGACCTGATGGAGGAACTGCGAGCGGCGGTGGTGGACCGGCTGGTGTTGTCGTTGGTGAACCGGGGGCAGGTGGGGCCGGGGGACTTCTTGGAGGATGCCGCGGGTGGGTGGAGGATGAGCGACGCGGCGAGGAAGACATTCCTGGTGGCGTACCAGGAGGCGAAGCAGGTGGAGGTCCAGCACGAGTTCCTCGGCCAGCAGGTGCCCTGGGGGCGGGTGCCGCACCTCCAGGCGCTGTTGCTGGCGCGGGTGATCCGGGGCGACCTGGAGGCGTATCCGCCCTTTCGGGTGAGGTGA
- a CDS encoding AarF/ABC1/UbiB kinase family protein: protein MASDPDDKLPPQGRFNRLRKLAGLSMHVGSEVLKTGARKLSGTSPTELLSLGTAEKLVATLGEMKGAAMKLGQALSMDPDLLTPEVRQMMARLQNQAPAMSYAQVSRVVQEELGAPPEALFKAFSPDALAAASLGQVHRAVLHDGRPVAVKVQYPGIDVSMGHDMDNLGLVVKTVSKTSRMMDGTAYFQEFRDELMLELDYQREAKLARGFARSVARLPDLYVPQVIEERSARRVLTLELLEGQTLKDWVTTSPDPAERFRVARQLIRATYGPFLDAGEIHADPHPGNFMVMPDGRMGLLDFGSIKRFSPGFVEANRRMFQQALRLETLDVLGLCREVGFSVELPEEEAEGLLREVLHIAGRPMRTAPYDYAACDINRDMRNHFTRNAARIMRIRPPPEAMMFFRATGGLAQNLRLVGAQGDFRQVYLEVGELVGG from the coding sequence ATGGCTTCCGACCCCGACGACAAGCTGCCGCCCCAGGGGCGCTTCAACCGCCTGCGCAAGCTGGCGGGCCTCTCCATGCACGTGGGCTCGGAGGTGCTCAAGACGGGCGCCCGGAAGCTCTCCGGCACCAGCCCCACGGAGCTGCTCAGCCTGGGCACCGCGGAGAAGCTGGTGGCCACGCTGGGGGAGATGAAGGGCGCGGCCATGAAGCTGGGCCAGGCCCTCTCCATGGACCCGGATCTGCTCACGCCCGAGGTGCGGCAGATGATGGCCCGGCTGCAGAACCAGGCCCCCGCCATGTCCTACGCGCAGGTGTCCCGCGTGGTGCAGGAGGAGCTGGGCGCGCCGCCGGAGGCGCTGTTCAAGGCGTTCTCCCCGGACGCGCTCGCCGCCGCGTCGCTCGGGCAGGTGCACCGCGCGGTGCTGCACGACGGCCGCCCCGTCGCGGTGAAGGTGCAGTACCCCGGCATCGACGTGTCCATGGGCCACGACATGGACAACCTGGGCCTCGTCGTGAAGACGGTGTCCAAGACGTCGCGGATGATGGACGGCACCGCCTACTTCCAGGAGTTCCGCGACGAGCTCATGCTGGAGCTGGACTACCAGCGCGAGGCGAAGCTCGCGCGGGGCTTCGCCAGGAGCGTGGCGCGGCTGCCGGACCTGTACGTGCCCCAGGTCATCGAGGAGCGCAGCGCCCGCCGCGTGCTCACGCTGGAGCTGTTGGAAGGCCAGACGCTCAAGGACTGGGTGACGACGTCGCCGGACCCCGCCGAGCGCTTCCGCGTCGCGCGCCAGCTCATCCGCGCCACCTACGGGCCGTTCCTGGACGCGGGTGAAATCCACGCCGACCCGCACCCCGGCAACTTCATGGTGATGCCGGACGGGCGCATGGGCCTGTTGGACTTCGGCTCCATCAAGCGCTTCAGCCCGGGCTTCGTCGAGGCCAACCGCCGCATGTTCCAGCAGGCGCTGCGGCTGGAGACGCTGGACGTGCTGGGCCTGTGCCGCGAGGTGGGCTTCTCCGTGGAGCTGCCGGAGGAGGAAGCGGAGGGGCTCCTGCGCGAGGTGCTCCACATCGCCGGACGGCCCATGCGCACGGCGCCGTACGACTACGCCGCCTGCGACATCAACCGCGACATGCGCAACCACTTCACGCGCAACGCCGCGCGCATCATGCGCATCCGGCCGCCGCCGGAGGCGATGATGTTCTTCCGCGCCACCGGCGGGCTCGCGCAGAACCTGCGGCTCGTGGGCGCCCAGGGCGACTTCCGGCAGGTGTACCTGGAGGTCGGTGAGCTCGTGGGCGGGTGA